The Candidatus Cloacimonadota bacterium genome includes a window with the following:
- the mraY gene encoding phospho-N-acetylmuramoyl-pentapeptide-transferase, with product MLYHLLYPLADYSIIFNVFRYVTFRSIGAFITALVCTLLFGPPFIRMLKRKSAVESIDEDMPEKHRIKAGTPTMGGLIILVAMLVASLFWNILTNSAILMMYLSTVWLGVLGFLDDYLKNFVKAKKGLIPKYKLWGQISIALILTLAIYYSSSPADQITNLQIPFFKNLILPLGWLFIPFVVFMITGSSNAVNLTDGLDGLAAGTLALSALGLGIMSYLKGNFITADYLNLEYIYNAGELTVFISGMMGALIGFLWYNSYPAQVFMGDTGSLALGGILAVISVLLKEQIFLVIIGFIFVVETFSVIFQRYWFKYTKRKYGAGRRLFLCAPIHHHYELKGIHETKIVIRFYIVAILLVAIGLSTIKLR from the coding sequence ATGTTGTATCACCTTCTATACCCTTTAGCCGATTACTCGATCATTTTCAACGTGTTTCGTTATGTAACCTTTCGCTCCATCGGTGCCTTTATTACAGCGCTAGTCTGCACCTTACTCTTTGGTCCGCCTTTCATACGGATGCTAAAAAGGAAATCAGCAGTAGAAAGCATCGATGAAGATATGCCTGAGAAGCACAGGATAAAAGCAGGAACACCTACGATGGGAGGTTTAATCATCTTGGTAGCAATGTTGGTGGCTTCCCTGTTTTGGAACATCCTGACCAACTCCGCCATCCTGATGATGTATCTGAGTACCGTATGGCTTGGTGTTCTGGGATTTTTGGATGATTACCTGAAGAACTTTGTAAAAGCAAAGAAAGGCCTGATCCCAAAGTATAAGCTCTGGGGGCAAATATCCATAGCTCTCATCCTCACCTTGGCCATATACTACAGTTCATCTCCGGCAGATCAGATCACAAACTTGCAGATACCCTTCTTTAAGAACCTGATCCTGCCTCTGGGCTGGCTCTTTATTCCTTTCGTGGTGTTCATGATCACAGGTAGTTCAAACGCGGTTAATCTCACCGATGGTCTGGACGGTTTGGCTGCCGGAACCTTGGCTTTATCTGCCTTGGGACTGGGTATCATGAGCTATCTGAAAGGCAACTTCATCACAGCAGACTATCTGAATCTGGAGTACATCTATAATGCCGGTGAACTCACGGTTTTCATATCCGGCATGATGGGAGCACTGATCGGTTTTCTGTGGTACAATAGCTATCCCGCACAAGTGTTTATGGGTGATACCGGATCACTGGCTTTGGGTGGCATTTTGGCTGTGATATCCGTTCTATTGAAAGAGCAGATTTTCCTGGTCATCATCGGCTTTATATTCGTTGTGGAGACTTTCAGCGTGATCTTTCAAAGATACTGGTTCAAATATACTAAAAGAAAGTATGGTGCAGGGCGCAGATTATTCTTGTGCGCGCCCATTCATCATCACTACGAATTGAAGGGCATCCACGAGACCAAGATTGTGATCCGTTTCTACATTGTGGCAATCCTGCTGGTCGCCATTGGTTTGAGCACTATTAAACTTCGATAA
- the murD gene encoding UDP-N-acetylmuramoyl-L-alanine--D-glutamate ligase, which translates to MFNTSVKYGILGLARSGIAAAYKIKDLGGKAFLSELLPAEKIESSEALTRDFECEFGGHSDRLLELDTWIVSPGIPLNAPIIRKGRQKGIKLISEIEFGWQIKAPDSQVIAVTGSNGKSTTASLIYHVLKNSGRKCILAGNIGDAFCSFPIHKPGIEYIVLEISSFQLDIITSFAPHVAVLLNLSPDHLNRYKSFGDYCNSKMRIFRYQTAQDFAVLYLDSEEIVRRSDNLKAWKLYFSKEAKNAPAHLDGKFIHLGEYQMSIFELPIKGPHNHLNAMAALLCAQALEMDIPSVMQNMKSFQALPHRLEYVESVNGVNFYNDSKATNTDSVRCALESFDRPIRIILGGSDKGEDYAQITQNLQEHVIRAYITGESRYKMQQAWLGKVPMVLVDDFEDCIHMAFEEATIGENIVLSPACASYDKFKNFEQRGDTFKEIVRKLKREKEQA; encoded by the coding sequence ATGTTTAACACCTCAGTGAAGTATGGCATATTGGGTTTGGCACGCAGTGGCATAGCAGCCGCATACAAGATCAAGGATTTGGGCGGAAAAGCCTTCTTGAGTGAACTCTTACCTGCAGAAAAGATCGAATCCTCTGAAGCATTAACCCGGGATTTCGAATGCGAATTTGGCGGGCATAGCGACAGACTTCTGGAACTTGATACATGGATTGTGAGCCCGGGTATCCCCCTGAATGCACCTATTATTAGAAAAGGCAGACAAAAGGGAATCAAGCTGATCTCTGAGATCGAGTTCGGCTGGCAGATAAAAGCCCCAGATAGCCAGGTGATAGCAGTAACCGGATCGAACGGGAAAAGCACTACCGCTTCACTGATCTATCATGTCCTCAAGAATTCAGGAAGGAAGTGCATCCTGGCTGGTAACATCGGAGATGCTTTTTGCTCCTTCCCCATTCATAAACCCGGAATTGAGTACATAGTGCTGGAAATCAGCAGCTTTCAGCTAGATATCATCACCAGTTTTGCTCCACATGTGGCAGTCCTCTTGAATCTCAGTCCAGATCATTTAAACAGATACAAAAGCTTTGGTGATTATTGTAACAGTAAAATGCGTATCTTCCGCTATCAGACGGCACAGGATTTCGCTGTGCTGTACCTTGATTCCGAAGAAATTGTGCGCCGGTCAGACAATCTAAAAGCTTGGAAATTATACTTTAGTAAAGAGGCAAAGAACGCTCCCGCACATCTAGACGGCAAGTTCATCCATTTAGGAGAATACCAGATGTCCATATTCGAACTTCCTATAAAGGGTCCTCACAATCATCTGAATGCAATGGCAGCACTGCTTTGCGCTCAGGCACTGGAAATGGATATCCCCTCCGTGATGCAGAACATGAAGTCTTTCCAGGCTTTACCACATCGTCTGGAGTATGTAGAGAGTGTAAACGGAGTAAATTTCTACAACGATTCCAAGGCCACAAACACTGATTCCGTTCGCTGTGCTTTGGAATCCTTCGATCGTCCAATCCGCATAATATTAGGTGGCTCGGATAAAGGAGAGGACTACGCTCAGATTACACAGAACCTTCAGGAGCATGTCATCAGAGCGTATATAACCGGAGAATCGCGTTATAAAATGCAGCAAGCATGGCTGGGGAAAGTACCCATGGTCTTGGTTGACGATTTCGAAGACTGCATCCACATGGCTTTCGAAGAGGCCACAATTGGGGAGAATATCGTGCTTAGTCCTGCATGTGCCAGCTATGATAAGTTCAAGAACTTTGAACAACGGGGCGATACATTCAAGGAAATCGTAAGGAAACTGAAACGTGAAAAGGAACAGGCTTAG
- a CDS encoding FtsW/RodA/SpoVE family cell cycle protein, translating to MKRNRLSTYIVGFDRTIFLCYLALCLVGLIVMVDITSVQSSMAYFYRHLIFIGISATVAIFILYFIDLPKLRFTNTWLVYLAIVMLVWVLVKGSTIKGATRQINFGLFSFQPSFFARIALVFFYANVLDKKQQLLRDTKSILHFPCNFPELTLLTAIVFILILIEKHLSAIIIGGMALIGMLFYAGIRKRILLVILGLGLVSGLLIITQGDSFRMQRMRTYKKYSLFFPERDLSDSDSADYQVRESLTALTSGGFLGTGLARGRAKHYYLPEARTDYVFTIIGEETGYLGAMIVFLLHTTLFFASLIMAEKQDSNYLKFLAAGMAMNIYCNVLVNTGVAMSILPPTGNTLPFISYGGSALLMDSIAVGVILNISAQRRTL from the coding sequence GTGAAAAGGAACAGGCTTAGTACCTACATCGTCGGTTTCGACCGCACTATATTTCTATGCTATCTGGCTTTGTGCCTGGTGGGCTTGATCGTGATGGTGGACATCACATCCGTACAAAGCTCGATGGCATATTTCTATCGTCATCTTATCTTTATTGGCATATCTGCTACAGTTGCCATCTTCATTCTCTATTTCATTGATCTGCCCAAACTGCGTTTCACTAATACCTGGTTGGTGTATTTGGCCATAGTAATGCTGGTATGGGTGCTTGTAAAAGGCTCGACCATCAAGGGGGCAACGCGCCAGATCAACTTCGGTCTGTTCAGTTTTCAACCCTCATTCTTCGCCCGCATTGCTCTGGTTTTCTTCTATGCCAATGTTCTGGACAAAAAGCAACAACTACTGAGAGATACCAAAAGTATCCTACACTTTCCGTGCAATTTCCCGGAATTAACCTTGTTGACCGCTATAGTCTTCATCCTTATATTGATAGAAAAGCATCTTTCAGCTATCATTATCGGTGGAATGGCATTGATAGGAATGCTTTTCTATGCAGGCATCCGCAAACGCATCCTACTGGTCATCCTGGGGCTGGGTCTTGTATCAGGACTACTGATTATCACCCAAGGCGATAGTTTCCGTATGCAGAGAATGAGAACTTATAAAAAGTACAGTCTATTCTTTCCAGAGCGAGATCTCTCCGATTCCGATAGTGCGGATTATCAGGTACGGGAGAGCCTTACCGCTCTCACCAGTGGTGGTTTTCTGGGTACCGGTCTTGCCCGTGGACGTGCTAAACATTATTATCTACCGGAAGCACGTACAGACTATGTGTTTACCATCATCGGCGAAGAGACCGGATACCTTGGTGCTATGATCGTATTTCTCCTGCACACCACACTCTTTTTTGCCAGTCTGATAATGGCTGAGAAACAGGATAGCAACTATCTAAAATTCCTCGCTGCCGGTATGGCAATGAACATATATTGTAATGTGTTGGTTAATACAGGCGTGGCTATGAGCATTCTTCCGCCCACGGGGAACACACTTCCCTTCATCAGCTATGGCGGTAGCGCTCTACTGATGGACAGTATAGCTGTAGGGGTAATCCTGAATATCAGTGCGCAAAGGAGGACTTTGTGA
- the murG gene encoding undecaprenyldiphospho-muramoylpentapeptide beta-N-acetylglucosaminyltransferase, with amino-acid sequence MRFAFGAGGTGGHIVPAIALARELKSRGHECIFIGNASSMEERLAQKHSLSFFPIKVQKLYRSLNPDNLLFPYYLAGSILKSRRILKDEHIDGVITTGGFVSGPVAIAAISHKVPCFLHESNSYPGLTTRYLSRYLHRTYISFEQSRPYLPKAKLKNFGIPILESVRDTGFSLTTLGLKDDRPTILISGGSQGSLAINSVVSSVVGELLSSGWQILWQTGSLTYKQFYKQHNGKEGLYIFDFNSELSNMMKKVNLAITRAGAMTIAELEAAALPAILIPLPTAAENHQYYNALAQKNKGVAELLVQSELNPQNLLATIKKVEPDKLRKALLALPANTATEQIVTDILSFY; translated from the coding sequence GTGAGATTTGCTTTCGGTGCTGGTGGAACCGGTGGGCACATTGTGCCTGCAATAGCCCTGGCAAGAGAATTGAAGTCCCGGGGTCACGAATGCATCTTTATCGGCAATGCTTCCAGTATGGAAGAGCGCCTGGCACAGAAGCATAGTCTTTCTTTCTTCCCTATCAAAGTGCAAAAGCTGTACCGCAGTCTGAATCCAGACAATCTACTCTTTCCCTATTATCTGGCAGGAAGCATATTGAAATCCCGCAGAATTCTGAAGGATGAACACATAGACGGCGTCATCACAACCGGAGGATTTGTATCCGGACCAGTAGCTATTGCCGCCATTAGCCATAAAGTGCCCTGTTTTCTTCACGAAAGCAATTCCTATCCTGGACTCACCACCAGGTATTTGTCCAGATACCTTCACCGCACCTATATATCGTTTGAACAGAGCCGTCCTTACCTTCCAAAAGCAAAGCTTAAGAACTTTGGCATACCCATCCTGGAGTCCGTGCGGGATACCGGATTCAGTTTGACTACTCTTGGTTTGAAAGATGATCGACCCACAATATTGATTTCTGGAGGTTCACAAGGCTCACTGGCAATTAACAGCGTAGTGTCCAGTGTCGTAGGTGAATTGCTAAGTAGTGGATGGCAGATCCTCTGGCAAACTGGAAGCCTGACCTACAAGCAATTCTATAAACAGCATAATGGCAAAGAAGGTTTGTATATCTTTGATTTTAACAGTGAACTGAGTAATATGATGAAGAAGGTGAATCTTGCAATAACTCGTGCTGGAGCCATGACCATCGCCGAATTGGAAGCAGCGGCGTTGCCTGCGATTCTGATACCTCTACCCACCGCAGCGGAAAACCATCAGTATTACAACGCACTGGCACAAAAGAACAAGGGAGTGGCGGAACTATTGGTACAGAGTGAACTGAACCCACAGAACCTCTTGGCAACTATAAAAAAAGTTGAACCGGATAAACTTCGTAAGGCTCTGCTTGCGTTGCCTGCAAACACGGCAACTGAGCAGATAGTAACGGATATTCTAAGCTTTTACTAA
- the murC gene encoding UDP-N-acetylmuramate--L-alanine ligase, with product MLGRTKKIHFIGIGGIGMSGIAEFLFNQGLEISGSDMKMTELTRHLEDLGIQVTEGHDPTIIENADVVVKSSAVKDDNPEIVAAKAMKIPVIRRAEMLAEITRMSFSIGVSGTHGKTTTTSMAGLVLEAAGLNPTIIVGGKVKNFGSNNVMGSGKYIVVEADEYDHSFLSLSPCIAGITNVDEDHLDCYRNLDDIKGAFIEYANKVPFFGSVIACLDDPGVQSILPEINKKIVTYGLSRQADVQALNIVMKDFQASYDLSYKGYKLGRISMNVSGKHNIQNSLLAASIGLELDLPFHSIQEGMAAFNGVYRRFELKGEAQGITVYDDYAHHPTEIMATLEGFKDSVDRRIVALFQPHLFSRTRDLYEKFGKAFFSCDCLILAPIYPARELPIPGISSKLIADVAIQSGHHQVHTIEDNDKIVDETIALLKQDDILITIGAGNIWQYGEEILNKLKKIVDTNSKD from the coding sequence ATGCTTGGCAGAACCAAAAAGATACACTTCATCGGAATTGGCGGCATCGGTATGAGCGGTATCGCAGAATTCCTCTTCAACCAGGGACTCGAGATTAGCGGCTCCGACATGAAGATGACCGAACTCACGCGTCACTTGGAAGACCTTGGCATCCAAGTAACTGAGGGTCACGACCCTACAATAATTGAGAACGCCGACGTGGTAGTAAAATCCTCTGCGGTAAAAGATGACAATCCGGAGATTGTAGCAGCCAAAGCAATGAAGATACCGGTTATTCGCAGGGCAGAAATGCTGGCTGAGATCACCCGCATGAGCTTCTCAATCGGTGTATCCGGTACACATGGCAAGACCACTACCACTTCCATGGCAGGATTGGTGCTGGAAGCTGCAGGATTGAATCCCACCATCATCGTAGGCGGCAAAGTAAAGAACTTCGGTTCGAACAACGTAATGGGCTCTGGAAAGTACATTGTGGTGGAAGCCGATGAATACGATCACAGCTTTCTCTCGCTCTCTCCTTGTATCGCTGGCATTACAAACGTAGATGAAGATCATTTGGATTGCTACCGCAATCTGGACGACATCAAGGGAGCTTTCATAGAATATGCGAATAAAGTACCATTCTTTGGTAGCGTGATCGCTTGTCTGGACGATCCCGGAGTGCAATCCATTCTCCCGGAGATAAACAAAAAGATCGTAACCTACGGACTTTCCCGACAAGCAGATGTGCAGGCTTTAAACATTGTAATGAAAGACTTTCAGGCAAGCTATGATCTCTCTTACAAGGGTTACAAGCTTGGGCGTATCTCCATGAATGTTTCCGGAAAGCACAACATCCAAAACTCCCTACTTGCTGCCTCCATAGGTTTGGAACTGGATCTGCCCTTTCATAGCATCCAGGAAGGTATGGCTGCTTTCAATGGAGTTTACCGTCGTTTTGAACTGAAAGGAGAAGCCCAGGGCATAACCGTTTATGATGATTACGCTCACCATCCCACCGAGATTATGGCGACCTTAGAAGGTTTTAAAGATAGCGTTGACCGTCGCATTGTCGCCTTGTTTCAACCCCATCTTTTCTCTCGCACCCGTGATCTCTATGAGAAATTTGGCAAAGCATTCTTCAGTTGTGACTGTCTGATCCTTGCTCCGATTTATCCAGCCCGAGAATTGCCCATCCCTGGAATCAGTTCCAAACTCATCGCTGATGTTGCCATTCAAAGCGGTCATCATCAGGTACACACTATCGAAGATAATGACAAGATAGTGGATGAAACCATAGCATTATTGAAGCAGGATGACATCTTGATCACCATCGGGGCAGGCAACATCTGGCAATACGGTGAAGAAATCCTCAACAAACTTAAGAAAATAGTTGACACAAACAGTAAGGACTAA
- a CDS encoding FtsQ-type POTRA domain-containing protein codes for MKERKRRGNSRYYLYFSLCMLAVMAVGYGCWYALRHLPFFEVDQIIVEGNTAVPDSLIISQCESYVGMNLFRVPKKEIKNKLGKISRIKSLKVKRHLLSTIEIQINERKGILYVKSFEGDLYPIDTEAIVLERYGKVYQEDIPIYSSYYTDNQLKAGVKLAKPDLNRILKTHLMIMQQAPDYLPIISEYYMIDNTINIIDARYGTRIIPGETDFSDQLRRYQFVQDNGNISRRSVVDLRYDNQVVVKAGDK; via the coding sequence ATGAAAGAAAGAAAGCGCAGAGGAAACAGCAGGTATTACCTATATTTTAGCCTATGTATGCTTGCAGTTATGGCTGTGGGCTACGGCTGTTGGTATGCCCTGCGCCATCTGCCCTTTTTTGAAGTAGATCAGATTATTGTGGAAGGTAATACTGCAGTCCCGGATTCCTTGATCATATCGCAATGTGAGTCTTATGTGGGTATGAATCTCTTCAGGGTACCTAAGAAAGAGATCAAAAACAAGCTCGGTAAAATCTCCCGCATCAAGAGCTTAAAAGTTAAGCGCCATTTACTGAGCACCATCGAGATCCAAATCAACGAACGCAAAGGTATACTATATGTAAAAAGCTTTGAAGGTGACCTCTATCCAATCGACACAGAAGCCATTGTGCTGGAGCGTTATGGTAAAGTGTACCAAGAAGATATCCCAATATATAGTTCATACTACACAGACAATCAGCTGAAGGCTGGAGTAAAGCTGGCAAAGCCAGATTTGAACAGGATACTGAAGACCCATCTTATGATAATGCAACAGGCTCCGGATTACCTCCCTATTATTTCCGAATACTATATGATAGATAATACCATAAACATCATCGACGCCCGCTACGGCACCCGCATCATTCCGGGGGAAACAGACTTTTCAGACCAGCTGAGGCGCTACCAGTTCGTACAGGACAACGGCAATATTTCCCGCCGCAGTGTAGTGGACCTCCGTTATGACAACCAAGTAGTTGTAAAGGCAGGAGACAAATGA
- the ftsA gene encoding cell division protein FtsA, protein MKHTIITALDIGSTMVRTIIAKTLANNRLEVLGIGQCPSAGIQRGIVKDIQALSDQIAKCIEEAEKAADTDAINIYANITGDHIRTQLGDGRISIPSDTPNEPGEISLEHVEQVIDDAKNSVKIQKGFERHKILHGIPHDYIIDSQDDIRNPVNMSGFHLTAKVLTILSELTPMRNLSKCIELAGYEMDPDNYVLSHVALSNSVLSEDERRLGAILMDIGGGTCDISIYNRGALEKVIVIPMAGASITEDLAIGLKTTIASAEYIKTQFGNAIASEIDQSLEIDVEGISGRAGTRRPQYLVSHVIQHRVEEILALCYNRSKDYYTPELVTAGVILSGGSANLQGIDKAINNAFNLQVKIAKPDLSRLEGMTSRLDDPGFATAVGILYFASEFEHEPQARSFNLGNLGNSKFVDTIKKIFKDFS, encoded by the coding sequence ATGAAGCATACCATTATTACCGCCTTGGATATCGGCTCCACTATGGTGAGAACGATCATCGCCAAGACACTTGCCAACAATCGTTTGGAGGTTTTGGGAATAGGGCAGTGTCCTTCTGCTGGCATCCAGCGGGGCATTGTAAAAGATATACAGGCCCTTTCCGACCAGATCGCCAAATGTATTGAAGAAGCCGAAAAAGCCGCAGATACCGACGCGATAAACATATATGCAAACATTACCGGAGACCATATCCGCACTCAGTTGGGAGACGGCAGAATCTCGATCCCTTCGGATACCCCAAATGAACCGGGAGAGATCAGTCTGGAGCATGTGGAACAAGTGATTGATGACGCCAAGAACAGTGTAAAAATCCAGAAGGGATTTGAACGTCACAAGATCCTGCATGGCATCCCGCATGATTACATCATAGATTCTCAGGACGATATACGCAATCCCGTAAACATGAGCGGATTTCATCTAACTGCAAAGGTGCTTACGATACTCTCCGAACTTACTCCAATGCGAAACCTCAGTAAATGCATCGAACTCGCCGGTTACGAGATGGATCCGGATAATTATGTGCTCAGCCATGTCGCCTTGAGTAACAGTGTTTTATCGGAGGATGAACGCCGGTTGGGTGCTATTCTGATGGATATAGGCGGAGGCACTTGCGATATATCGATCTACAATCGTGGAGCCTTGGAAAAAGTAATCGTGATTCCCATGGCTGGTGCATCCATCACCGAAGATCTGGCCATCGGGCTTAAAACCACTATTGCAAGTGCTGAATATATCAAAACCCAATTTGGTAACGCGATCGCCAGTGAAATTGACCAATCTCTGGAGATTGACGTGGAAGGCATAAGCGGTAGAGCCGGAACTAGAAGGCCACAATACCTCGTAAGCCATGTTATCCAGCACAGAGTAGAGGAGATACTAGCTTTGTGTTACAATCGCAGTAAAGACTATTATACACCAGAATTGGTGACTGCCGGAGTAATATTATCCGGTGGTAGCGCCAATCTACAGGGCATCGATAAAGCGATAAACAACGCTTTCAACCTGCAGGTAAAGATCGCAAAACCGGATTTGTCCCGCCTGGAAGGTATGACCTCAAGACTGGATGATCCCGGCTTTGCCACAGCAGTAGGCATACTCTATTTCGCATCTGAGTTTGAACATGAACCTCAGGCCCGCAGTTTTAATCTCGGAAACCTGGGTAACAGCAAATTTGTAGATACAATTAAAAAAATATTTAAAGACTTCAGCTAG
- the ftsZ gene encoding cell division protein FtsZ, translating into MIEFDERPAQVGTNIKIIGVGGAGGNAINAMIENELGGVEFIAANTDIDDLSKSKAKMKLQLGKKLTRGLGTGANPEVGSRSAEESKDDIKSNLDGADMIFLAAGMGGGTGTGATPVIAKIAREMGILTLGIVTTPFPFEGKKREENADHGIRHLSEYVDTLIVIPNDKLCEIYGNATLKTAFNNADNVLYEAAKAVSDIITITGFINVDFADVKAVMQNMGYALMGTGLAEGENRAINAARLAISNPLLSDVSLSGCQSLLLNITCGEDILMNEFADVSNVIVNETGKGANIIMGAILDPNMTGKISVTIIATGLEKENLSGKVVDFPSFESPKVENMKPDISATSIEDDVKDIFRTLGINKNTEEEKSVSAGANDTNRIKALRTDVPSFLKALD; encoded by the coding sequence ATGATTGAATTTGACGAAAGACCGGCACAAGTAGGAACCAACATCAAGATTATAGGAGTTGGCGGAGCAGGCGGAAACGCCATAAATGCCATGATCGAAAACGAGCTGGGCGGTGTGGAATTTATTGCCGCAAATACTGACATCGATGATCTATCCAAAAGCAAAGCCAAGATGAAACTGCAACTGGGAAAGAAGCTCACCCGTGGCTTGGGAACCGGGGCCAACCCTGAAGTAGGCTCGCGTAGTGCCGAAGAATCCAAGGACGACATTAAATCCAACCTTGATGGCGCAGATATGATCTTCCTGGCCGCTGGAATGGGCGGAGGTACTGGTACCGGAGCTACTCCAGTTATCGCCAAGATCGCCCGTGAAATGGGCATTCTAACTCTTGGAATAGTAACCACTCCTTTCCCCTTTGAAGGGAAAAAGCGCGAGGAAAACGCAGATCATGGCATTCGTCACCTTAGTGAATATGTGGATACCCTGATCGTGATACCAAATGATAAACTGTGTGAGATATATGGCAATGCCACGCTTAAGACCGCTTTCAATAATGCCGATAATGTGCTCTACGAAGCTGCCAAAGCGGTTAGCGACATCATCACCATCACTGGTTTCATCAATGTGGATTTTGCAGACGTGAAAGCTGTGATGCAGAATATGGGTTATGCTTTGATGGGGACAGGATTAGCCGAAGGTGAGAACCGTGCCATCAATGCCGCACGCCTTGCCATCAGCAACCCGCTGCTTTCGGATGTAAGTCTTTCTGGATGCCAATCCCTGCTTTTGAACATCACTTGCGGAGAGGACATCTTGATGAACGAATTTGCCGATGTATCCAATGTGATTGTAAATGAAACCGGAAAAGGCGCTAACATCATTATGGGCGCAATTTTGGATCCCAATATGACTGGCAAGATCTCCGTAACCATTATTGCTACTGGACTTGAGAAGGAGAATTTGAGCGGTAAAGTAGTAGATTTTCCTAGTTTTGAAAGTCCTAAAGTTGAAAATATGAAACCAGACATATCGGCTACTTCCATTGAAGACGATGTAAAAGACATCTTCAGAACTCTGGGAATAAACAAGAATACTGAGGAAGAAAAGAGCGTTTCTGCCGGAGCTAACGATACAAATAGGATTAAAGCTCTGCGCACAGATGTTCCCAGCTTTTTAAAAGCTCTGGATTAG